Genomic segment of Terriglobales bacterium:
GTTTGTGACGGCGATCTTTTCGTTCATCGGCATGGCTTATGTCACTCTGCGGATGGATTGGCAACTCGCTCTTATCGCATTCATCATCTCGCCTGCTCTGATGCTGCTGTCGCGAGCCGCCAGCCGCAAAACTCACGCTGGCTGGCACGAAGTGAAAGAGCAGGACAGCTCCGCTATGTCTGTGCTCACCGAAGTTTTGGGTGCGGTCAAACTGGTTAAAGCCTTTGGTCGTGAACGGGCCGAGGATAAGCGTTTCGTGTCACGTTCGAACGAGCGTATGCGCAGCCAGATGAAGCTCGCGATGACCCAGGCAAGCTATTACTGCGCCACTGCCATGTTGATCACTCTCGGAACTGCCGCGGCGCTTTGGATTGGTGCCAAACACGTGCAGGCAGGCGTGCTTACGCTTGGCGAGTTGCTGATCGTCATGTCCTACATGACGCAGCTCTATGAACCGCTACGGACGATGACCAATAAAGTCTCCGAAGTTCAGGCGTCCCTTGTCAGCGTCGAACGTGCCTTTGCGCTGCTCGACGAAGTACCGGAGACGCTTTCATCTCCGGGTGCGCGTCCATTGGAGAGAGCGAAAGGCGCAATCGAGTTCCAGCACGTCTCTATGAGCTACGCCAATGGGCGGAAGGTACTCGACGATGTTTCATTCAAGGTTGAGCCGGGCACGAAAGTCGGCATCCTGGGACCAACAGGCTCCGGCAAGAGCTCTCTGGTCAGTCTTCTGACGCGCTTCTATGAGGCGGCCGAAGGACGCATTCTGCTGGATGGGTATGACATTCGCGAATACCGGCTCTCAGACTTACGCCGGCAGTTCGCAATCGTGCCTCAGGAGCCGGTCCTCTTTTCTACATCGGTGGCTGAGAACATCGCCTTCGCGCAACCGCACATCGCGGAGGCAAAGATCATCGAAGCCGCCCAGGCGGCCCATGCGCATAGCTTTATCGAGATGTTACCCGAAGGCTACGAAACCGAAGTGGGTGACCGCGGATCATGTCTCTCGGGTGGAGAGCGTCAGAGAATCGCCATCGCCCGGGCATTCTTGAAGGACTCGCCAATTTTGATTCTCGACGAGCCCACCAGTGCCGTTGATTCGAAAACCGAAGCAGCGGTCATGTCCGCGACCGAAGAACTGTTGATGGGTCGAACCAGTTTCATGATCGCTCACCGCCTGAGCACGCTGGAGAACTGTGACATGTTGCTGCGCTTCCAGGATGGCGAACTGACGGTGATCCGTGAGGACGTGAAAGGCTACCTGCGCCGCTTGTCGTCGGAGGAGCCAACCATCAATGTCGACCAACTCCTGCCGTCGAACCTTTTGAACGCAGAAGAAGTGGTCATCCGCGTGGCACTCCACCAGGCGAAGGCCAAGTCAGCCATTTAAAGCTCTGTTACCTACGTCACAGCTGATTTCCGTAAACCACAGTTAATATCGAACATTTGGTGGGGAGGTGCATCTTTGTCGCGATTTGTAAGAGAAGAGATCGCGAATAGCATCACGCACGGGCTTGGCTTGGTGATGAGCATAGGCGCGCTTCCCATCCTCATCTGGATGACCGCCGGCACGTCGGATCCCTGGCGGATCGTAGCGTGCACCGTCTATGGAAGCACGCTCATCCTGCTGTACGCGTCTTCCACTCTGTATCACGCGTTTCGAACTCCGCGCGTCAAGCGACTGTTCCAGATCTTCGATTACGCCGCGATCTACTTGCTGATCGCCGGCACTTACACGCCGTTCACGCTGGTGAACATGCGCGGCAAGTGGGGTTGGGCACTCTTCGGCGTGGTCTGGGGGTTAGCGATTATCGGCGTCGTGGCAACGGCAGTCTCGTTGCACATTTCGAAGTATGTTTCACCTGCCGTTTGTGTCGCAATGGGATGGCTTGTGCTGATTGCCATCAAGCCGTTGCTGGCGACGGTCTCCGGGGCGGGGGTGGCGTGGCTGGTGGCCGGTGGAGTCGCCTACACGGCTGGAGTCATCTTCTTCGCCTGGGAGAGTTTGCCTTACGGACACGCGATCTGGCACTGCTTTGTCCTCGCCGGGAGCGGCTGCCATTTCGCGGCGGTTCTGGTGGCGGTTGTTCCCGCGGGCCATTAGAATCGCAGTGACACCAATACTCGGATTCATACTTGTCTATTGTTCATGCAGTCATGCAAGTGCTGCTTTACGCGGGCATCCTCGGCCTTGCTTGTAGCACGGGGTTTTTGGTCCTCGTCATCTATTCAGTCTGGCGTTTCCGCCGAACCCGCGAAACGTCCACTGGATTCACT
This window contains:
- a CDS encoding hemolysin III family protein, with protein sequence MSRFVREEIANSITHGLGLVMSIGALPILIWMTAGTSDPWRIVACTVYGSTLILLYASSTLYHAFRTPRVKRLFQIFDYAAIYLLIAGTYTPFTLVNMRGKWGWALFGVVWGLAIIGVVATAVSLHISKYVSPAVCVAMGWLVLIAIKPLLATVSGAGVAWLVAGGVAYTAGVIFFAWESLPYGHAIWHCFVLAGSGCHFAAVLVAVVPAGH
- a CDS encoding ABC transporter ATP-binding protein, whose translation is MPISPSLPHVGIDRRSRRKPAATPTLRSSVHTLRRVLEQARPCWPHLSGIVFLTFLSTPFALLLPLPLKLVVDSAISQMPLPKLLVEWLPRAWTSTVPALLFLAAGMLLMIGALMQLQVLASWMLQTYTGEKLVHDFRARLFWHVQRLNLGFHDKTGTSDTAYRIQHDAPAIQLVTIQGMVPFVTAIFSFIGMAYVTLRMDWQLALIAFIISPALMLLSRAASRKTHAGWHEVKEQDSSAMSVLTEVLGAVKLVKAFGRERAEDKRFVSRSNERMRSQMKLAMTQASYYCATAMLITLGTAAALWIGAKHVQAGVLTLGELLIVMSYMTQLYEPLRTMTNKVSEVQASLVSVERAFALLDEVPETLSSPGARPLERAKGAIEFQHVSMSYANGRKVLDDVSFKVEPGTKVGILGPTGSGKSSLVSLLTRFYEAAEGRILLDGYDIREYRLSDLRRQFAIVPQEPVLFSTSVAENIAFAQPHIAEAKIIEAAQAAHAHSFIEMLPEGYETEVGDRGSCLSGGERQRIAIARAFLKDSPILILDEPTSAVDSKTEAAVMSATEELLMGRTSFMIAHRLSTLENCDMLLRFQDGELTVIREDVKGYLRRLSSEEPTINVDQLLPSNLLNAEEVVIRVALHQAKAKSAI